The Streptomyces phaeolivaceus genome has a window encoding:
- a CDS encoding CAP domain-containing protein, which translates to MGRHRRSAAGRAARGGRAAGVTDTGFATEEPHYGPENLYGFAAFLEADAQAASRAGGARRRKKRTVTPVKTGLLGVSAAVALGTVAVATGVLPGGDKYAVSGGSSNETVVPAGSPTGAASQQGGTDGAAQEQREDESTSRDAEREASPSNSPSPSEKPTEKPADEAEKESGSQKNRTPSAEPTKEKEEATPPVEASVETQAEAAVLLLVNEERAKAGCSPVAASSDLAKLAETFSADMALRGFFDHTNPDGDDPWDRAAALGITGLGGENIARGQATAEAVMEAWMNSPGHKANILNCDFKTLGVGVHLGDGGPWWTQDFGY; encoded by the coding sequence ATGGGACGCCACCGACGCTCCGCCGCCGGCCGCGCCGCCAGGGGGGGCCGCGCCGCCGGGGTCACTGACACGGGTTTCGCCACCGAGGAGCCGCACTACGGCCCGGAGAACCTGTACGGGTTCGCCGCCTTCCTGGAGGCAGACGCCCAGGCCGCCTCGCGTGCCGGTGGTGCGCGTCGCCGTAAGAAGCGGACCGTGACGCCCGTGAAGACCGGCCTCCTCGGTGTCTCCGCCGCCGTCGCCCTCGGTACCGTCGCGGTGGCCACCGGCGTGCTGCCGGGCGGCGACAAGTACGCGGTCAGCGGGGGCAGCAGCAACGAGACGGTGGTTCCGGCAGGCTCGCCGACGGGTGCGGCGAGCCAGCAGGGCGGTACGGACGGCGCCGCGCAGGAACAGCGCGAGGACGAGTCCACCAGCCGTGACGCCGAGCGCGAGGCCTCGCCGTCGAACAGCCCGTCCCCCTCCGAGAAGCCGACCGAGAAGCCCGCCGACGAAGCGGAGAAGGAGTCCGGCTCGCAGAAGAACAGGACGCCGTCCGCCGAGCCGACCAAGGAGAAGGAGGAGGCCACTCCCCCGGTGGAGGCCTCCGTGGAGACCCAGGCCGAGGCCGCGGTCCTCCTGCTGGTCAACGAGGAGCGGGCCAAGGCCGGCTGCAGCCCGGTGGCGGCGAGCAGCGATCTGGCGAAGCTGGCCGAGACCTTCAGCGCCGACATGGCCCTCCGCGGCTTCTTCGACCACACCAACCCCGACGGCGACGACCCCTGGGACCGCGCGGCGGCCCTCGGGATCACCGGCCTCGGCGGCGAGAACATCGCCCGCGGCCAGGCCACCGCCGAGGCGGTCATGGAGGCCTGGATGAACAGCCCCGGCCACAAGGCGAACATCCTCAACTGCGACTTCAAGACCCTCGGCGTCGGCGTCCACCTGGGTGACGGCGGACCGTGGTGGACGCAGGACTTCGGCTACTAG
- a CDS encoding winged helix-turn-helix transcriptional regulator, producing the protein MESTAQTAVTPAQAAAGADALNLDELAFDVFARNCPSRGTLEHVTGRWGVLTVGALYEGSLRFNELRRRVDGVSEKMLSQTLHALERDGLVHREAQPTNPPRVDYTLTPLGREVSERLLSLITCVEDRMEDVLRARERYDETRGAR; encoded by the coding sequence ATGGAATCAACCGCGCAGACCGCCGTGACGCCCGCGCAGGCCGCCGCGGGCGCGGACGCCTTGAACCTCGACGAGCTGGCCTTCGACGTGTTCGCCAGGAACTGTCCGTCGCGGGGCACCCTGGAGCACGTCACGGGCCGCTGGGGCGTGCTCACCGTGGGCGCGCTGTACGAGGGCTCGCTCCGCTTCAACGAACTGCGGCGCCGGGTGGACGGCGTCAGCGAGAAGATGCTCTCCCAGACCCTGCACGCCCTGGAGCGCGACGGCCTGGTCCACCGCGAGGCCCAGCCCACCAACCCGCCCCGGGTCGACTACACCCTCACCCCGCTCGGCCGCGAGGTCTCCGAGCGTCTGCTGTCCCTCATCACCTGTGTGGAGGACCGCATGGAGGACGTGCTCCGGGCCCGCGAGCGTTACGACGAGACGCGCGGCGCCCGCTGA
- the mutM gene encoding bifunctional DNA-formamidopyrimidine glycosylase/DNA-(apurinic or apyrimidinic site) lyase — MPELPEVEVVRRGLARWVAHRTVADVEVLHPRAIRRHLAGPEDFAHRLKGSRIGEPSRRGKYLWLPVEDTGIAVLAHLGMSGQLLVQPHDTADEKHLRIRVRFADDLRRELRFVDQRTFGGLSLHGTTPDGLPDVIAHIARDPLDPLFDAEAFHQALRRKRTTVKRALLDQSLISGVGNIYADEALWRSRIHYERPTAGFTRPRTTELLGHVRDVMNAALAQGGTSFDSLYVNVNGESGYFDRSLDAYGREGLPCRRCATPMRRRPWMNRSSYFCPTCQRAPRVSS; from the coding sequence GTGCCAGAACTTCCCGAGGTCGAGGTCGTGCGGCGCGGCCTGGCGCGCTGGGTGGCCCACCGCACCGTCGCCGACGTCGAGGTGCTGCACCCCCGGGCGATCCGCCGCCACCTGGCCGGTCCGGAGGACTTCGCGCACCGGCTGAAGGGGAGCCGTATCGGCGAGCCGAGCCGACGCGGCAAATACCTCTGGCTGCCCGTGGAGGACACCGGTATCGCCGTCCTCGCGCACCTCGGCATGAGCGGCCAACTCCTCGTGCAGCCGCACGACACGGCGGACGAGAAGCACCTCAGGATCCGTGTCCGCTTCGCGGACGACCTGCGCAGGGAACTCCGCTTCGTCGACCAACGCACCTTCGGCGGGCTGTCGTTGCACGGCACCACCCCCGACGGCCTGCCGGACGTCATCGCGCACATCGCCCGCGACCCCCTCGACCCGCTGTTCGACGCGGAGGCCTTCCACCAGGCGCTGCGCCGCAAGCGTACGACCGTCAAACGGGCCCTGCTCGACCAGTCGTTGATCAGCGGGGTCGGCAACATCTATGCCGACGAGGCGCTTTGGCGGTCGCGCATCCACTACGAGCGCCCCACCGCCGGCTTCACCCGCCCGCGCACCACCGAACTCCTGGGCCATGTACGGGACGTGATGAACGCTGCCCTCGCCCAGGGCGGCACGAGCTTCGACAGCCTCTACGTCAATGTGAACGGCGAGTCGGGGTACTTCGACCGGTCGCTGGACGCGTACGGCCGTGAGGGACTGCCCTGCCGCCGCTGTGCCACACCGATGCGGCGGCGGCCGTGGATGAATCGGTCCAGCTACTTCTGCCCGACGTGTCAGCGGGCGCCGCGCGTCTCGTCGTAA
- the smc gene encoding chromosome segregation protein SMC: MHLKALTLRGFKSFASATTLRFEPGITCVVGPNGSGKSNVVDALSWVMGEQGAKSLRGGKMEDVIFAGTTGRPPLGRAEVSLTIDNSDGALPIEYSEVTITRIMFRNGGSEYQINGDTCRLLDIQDLLSDSGIGREMHVIVGQGQLDSVLHADPMGRRAFIEEAAGVLKHRKRKEKALRKLDAMQANLARVQDLTDELRRQLKPLGRQAAVARRAAAIQADLRDARLRLLADDLVRLHSALRTEVADEAALKQRKEAAETELKKALHREADLEGEVRRLTPRLQRAQETWYELSQLAERVRGTISLADARVKSATSAPPDERRGRDPEDMEREAARIREQEAELEAALEAAERALEDTVEHRAELERQLTVEERRLKDVARSIADRRESLARLGGQVNAARSRAASAQAEIDRLAAARDEARDRAVAAQEEYEALKAEVDGLDADDSELAERHDAAKRALAEAESAHAAAREATTTAERRRAATQARHEALALGLRRKDGTGALLTAKDRLGGVLGPAAELLTITPGHEVALAAAFGAAADAIAVTSPSAAAEAIRLLRKQDAGRAALLTAGGLEDPTPDPSAEPRRGAGNRATSHDGPADEQRPHPGIPAERLVRAPSDLTPAVRRLLHRIVVVDTLEAAEALVYARPDLTAVTAEGDLLGAHFAHGGSAGAPSLLEVQASVDEAAAELEELAVRCEELAEAQERAVGLRRERAGLVEELGERRRAAEREKSAVAQQLGRLGGQARGAAGEAERSTAAAARAQEALDRAVQEAEELAERLAVAEEMPVEEEPDTFVRDRLAADGANARQTEMEARLQVRTHEERVKGLAGRADSLDRAARAEREARARAEQRRARLRHEAAVAEAVGSGARQLLLHVEVSLARADEERTAADAAKARRERELAEARGEGRDLKAELDKLTDSVHRGEVLGAEKRMRIEQLETKALEELGVEPEGLIAEYGPDQLVPPSPSAEGEELPEDPEHPRNQPKTFHRAEQEKRLRAAERAYQQLGKVNPLALEEFAALEERHKFLSEQLEDLKKTRADLLQVVKEVDERVEQVFTEAFWDTAREFEGVFGRLFPGGEGRLILTDPDNMLTTGVDVEARPPGKKVKRLSLLSGGERSLTAVAMLVSIFKARPSPFYVMDEVEAALDDTNLQRLIRIMQELQEASQLIVITHQKRTMEVADALYGVSMQGDGVSKVISQRLR, encoded by the coding sequence GTGCACCTCAAGGCCCTGACCCTGCGCGGGTTCAAATCGTTCGCCTCGGCGACCACGCTCCGGTTCGAACCGGGCATCACGTGTGTCGTCGGACCGAACGGTTCGGGCAAGTCCAATGTCGTGGACGCGCTCAGCTGGGTCATGGGCGAGCAGGGCGCGAAGTCGCTGCGCGGCGGCAAGATGGAGGACGTCATCTTCGCCGGCACCACCGGGCGCCCCCCGCTCGGCCGCGCCGAGGTCTCCCTGACCATCGACAACTCCGACGGCGCCCTCCCCATCGAGTACTCCGAGGTCACCATCACGCGGATCATGTTCCGCAACGGCGGCAGCGAGTACCAGATCAACGGCGACACCTGCCGTCTCCTCGACATCCAGGACCTGCTCTCCGACTCCGGCATCGGCCGCGAGATGCACGTCATCGTCGGCCAGGGCCAACTCGACTCCGTCCTGCACGCCGACCCCATGGGCCGCCGCGCGTTCATCGAGGAGGCCGCCGGAGTCCTCAAGCACCGCAAGCGCAAGGAGAAGGCGCTCCGCAAACTCGACGCCATGCAGGCCAACCTGGCCCGCGTCCAGGACCTCACCGACGAACTCCGCCGCCAGCTCAAGCCGCTGGGCCGGCAGGCCGCCGTCGCCCGCCGGGCCGCCGCCATCCAGGCGGACCTGCGCGACGCCCGTCTGCGCCTGCTCGCCGACGACCTCGTACGGCTCCACTCCGCGCTGCGCACCGAGGTCGCCGACGAGGCCGCGCTGAAGCAGCGCAAGGAGGCGGCCGAGACCGAGCTGAAGAAGGCACTCCACCGGGAGGCCGACCTGGAGGGCGAGGTACGCCGCCTCACCCCGCGCCTCCAGCGCGCCCAGGAGACCTGGTACGAACTGTCGCAGCTCGCCGAACGGGTACGCGGCACGATCTCCCTGGCCGACGCCCGGGTCAAGAGCGCCACCTCCGCGCCCCCCGACGAGCGCCGGGGCCGCGACCCGGAGGACATGGAACGCGAGGCCGCCCGCATCCGCGAACAGGAGGCGGAGCTGGAGGCGGCTCTCGAAGCCGCCGAGCGGGCGTTGGAGGACACGGTCGAGCACCGGGCCGAGCTGGAGCGCCAACTGACCGTCGAGGAACGCCGGCTGAAGGACGTCGCCCGTTCCATCGCCGACCGCCGCGAGAGCCTCGCCCGGCTGGGCGGCCAGGTCAACGCCGCCCGCTCCCGCGCAGCCTCCGCCCAGGCCGAGATCGACCGACTCGCAGCCGCCCGGGACGAGGCACGGGACCGTGCCGTCGCCGCCCAGGAGGAGTACGAGGCACTGAAGGCCGAGGTCGACGGCCTCGACGCCGACGACTCCGAACTCGCCGAGCGGCACGACGCCGCGAAACGCGCCCTGGCCGAGGCCGAGTCCGCCCACGCCGCCGCCCGCGAGGCCACCACCACCGCCGAACGTCGCCGCGCCGCCACCCAGGCCCGCCACGAGGCCCTCGCCCTGGGCCTGCGCCGCAAGGACGGCACGGGCGCGCTGCTCACCGCGAAGGACCGCCTCGGCGGCGTACTGGGCCCGGCGGCCGAACTCCTGACGATCACCCCGGGCCACGAGGTCGCCCTCGCGGCGGCCTTCGGCGCGGCGGCGGACGCGATCGCGGTGACCTCACCGTCCGCGGCGGCGGAGGCGATCCGGCTGCTGCGCAAGCAGGACGCCGGACGAGCGGCGCTGTTGACCGCGGGAGGGCTGGAGGACCCGACGCCGGATCCCTCGGCCGAGCCCCGAAGGGGCGCGGGGAACCGCGCGACCAGCCACGACGGACCCGCGGACGAACAACGGCCCCACCCGGGGATTCCCGCGGAGCGCCTGGTCCGGGCCCCCTCCGACCTCACCCCCGCCGTCCGCCGCCTCCTCCACCGCATCGTCGTGGTCGACACCCTCGAAGCCGCCGAGGCCCTCGTCTACGCCCGCCCCGACCTCACCGCGGTCACCGCCGAAGGCGACCTGCTCGGGGCCCACTTCGCCCACGGCGGCTCCGCCGGCGCGCCGAGCCTGCTGGAGGTGCAGGCCTCCGTCGACGAGGCCGCGGCCGAGCTGGAGGAACTGGCCGTACGGTGCGAGGAGTTGGCCGAGGCCCAGGAGCGCGCGGTCGGGCTGCGCCGGGAACGGGCCGGACTCGTGGAGGAGCTGGGCGAGCGGCGCCGGGCGGCCGAGCGGGAGAAGTCCGCCGTCGCCCAGCAGCTCGGGCGGCTGGGCGGGCAGGCGCGGGGCGCCGCCGGGGAGGCCGAGCGGTCCACGGCCGCCGCCGCCCGCGCCCAGGAGGCGCTCGACCGGGCCGTACAGGAGGCCGAGGAGCTGGCCGAACGGCTCGCGGTGGCCGAGGAGATGCCCGTCGAGGAGGAGCCGGACACCTTCGTACGGGATCGGCTCGCGGCGGACGGGGCCAACGCGCGGCAGACCGAGATGGAGGCGCGGCTCCAGGTGCGGACGCACGAGGAGCGTGTGAAGGGGCTCGCGGGGCGTGCCGACTCGCTCGACCGGGCCGCGCGCGCCGAGCGCGAGGCGCGGGCGCGCGCCGAACAGCGCCGGGCGCGGCTGCGGCACGAGGCGGCCGTGGCCGAGGCCGTCGGCTCCGGCGCCCGGCAGCTGCTCCTGCACGTCGAGGTCTCCCTCGCCCGCGCGGACGAGGAACGCACCGCCGCCGACGCCGCCAAGGCCCGCCGGGAGCGGGAACTCGCCGAGGCCCGCGGCGAGGGGCGCGACCTCAAGGCCGAGCTGGACAAACTGACCGACTCCGTCCACCGGGGCGAGGTGCTCGGTGCCGAGAAGCGGATGCGGATCGAGCAGCTGGAGACCAAGGCGCTGGAGGAGCTGGGCGTCGAACCGGAGGGGCTGATCGCGGAGTACGGGCCCGACCAGCTCGTACCGCCGTCGCCATCGGCCGAGGGTGAGGAGCTGCCGGAGGACCCGGAGCATCCCCGTAACCAGCCGAAGACGTTCCACCGGGCCGAGCAGGAGAAGCGGCTCAGGGCGGCCGAGCGGGCGTACCAGCAGCTCGGGAAGGTCAATCCGCTGGCCCTTGAGGAGTTCGCGGCGCTGGAGGAGCGGCACAAGTTCCTCAGCGAGCAGCTGGAGGACCTGAAGAAGACCCGCGCCGATCTGCTCCAGGTGGTGAAGGAGGTCGACGAACGGGTCGAGCAGGTCTTCACCGAGGCCTTCTGGGACACCGCACGCGAGTTCGAGGGTGTCTTCGGCAGGCTCTTCCCCGGCGGCGAGGGACGACTCATCCTCACCGACCCGGACAACATGCTCACCACCGGTGTCGACGTCGAGGCCCGGCCGCCGGGCAAGAAGGTCAAGCGGCTGTCGCTGCTCTCCGGCGGGGAGCGTTCGCTGACCGCCGTCGCCATGCTGGTGTCGATCTTCAAGGCGCGGCCCAGCCCGTTCTATGTGATGGACGAGGTCGAGGCGGCGCTCGACGACACCAATCTGCAGCGGCTGATCCGGATCATGCAGGAGCTGCAGGAGGCCTCCCAGCTGATCGTGATCACCCACCAGAAGCGGACCATGGAGGTCGCCGACGCGCTGTACGGCGTCTCCATGCAGGGCGACGGCGTCTCGAAGGTGATCAGCCAGCGGCTGCGTTAG
- the ftsY gene encoding signal recognition particle-docking protein FtsY: MELILAVVIAVVVLGVLGGLVVGSRRKKPLPPAPPTTPDITAPPAEPHVGDEAETLRDEPRRTIEEVDLPDGSASAPVAVEEPPAAPEIEIPEPTAGRLVRLRARLSRSQNALGKGLLTLLSREHLDDDTWEEIEDTLLTADVGVQPTQELVERLRERVKVLGTRTPAELRALLREELLTILVPEFDREVNTDSPLDTPGIVMVVGVNGTGKTTTTGKLARVLVADGKNVVLGAADTFRAAAADQLQTWGERVGARTVRGPEGGDPASIAFDAVKEGIEEGADVVLIDTAGRLHTKTGLMDELGKVKRVVEKHAPLDEILLVLDATTGQNGLVQARVFAEVVDITGIVLTKLDGTAKGGIVIAVQRELGVPVKLVGLGEGADDLAPFEPEAFVDALIGD; encoded by the coding sequence ATGGAACTCATCCTTGCTGTAGTCATCGCCGTGGTCGTGCTCGGCGTGCTGGGCGGGCTCGTCGTAGGCAGCCGCAGGAAGAAGCCGCTGCCCCCGGCGCCCCCCACGACACCCGACATCACCGCACCTCCGGCCGAGCCGCATGTCGGCGACGAGGCCGAGACACTGCGCGACGAACCGCGCCGCACGATCGAGGAGGTGGACCTCCCGGACGGCTCGGCGTCGGCGCCCGTGGCCGTCGAGGAACCGCCCGCCGCCCCCGAGATCGAGATCCCGGAACCGACCGCCGGCCGTCTGGTACGGCTGCGCGCCCGGCTCTCCCGCTCGCAGAACGCGCTCGGCAAGGGGCTGCTCACGCTGCTCTCGCGCGAGCACCTCGACGACGACACCTGGGAGGAGATCGAGGACACCCTCCTCACCGCCGACGTCGGCGTCCAGCCCACCCAGGAGCTGGTCGAGCGGCTGCGCGAGCGCGTGAAGGTCCTCGGCACCCGCACCCCGGCCGAGCTGCGCGCCCTGCTGCGCGAGGAACTGCTGACGATCCTCGTCCCCGAGTTCGACCGCGAGGTCAACACCGACTCGCCGCTCGACACCCCGGGCATCGTGATGGTCGTCGGTGTCAACGGCACCGGGAAGACCACCACCACCGGCAAGCTCGCCCGGGTGCTCGTCGCCGACGGCAAGAACGTCGTCCTCGGTGCCGCAGACACCTTCCGGGCCGCCGCCGCCGACCAGCTGCAGACCTGGGGCGAACGGGTCGGCGCCCGTACCGTGCGCGGCCCCGAGGGCGGCGACCCGGCGTCCATCGCCTTCGACGCCGTCAAGGAGGGCATCGAGGAGGGCGCCGACGTCGTCCTCATCGACACCGCCGGCCGACTGCACACCAAGACCGGCCTCATGGACGAGCTGGGCAAGGTCAAGCGCGTCGTCGAGAAGCACGCGCCGCTGGACGAGATCCTGCTCGTCCTCGACGCCACCACCGGTCAGAACGGTCTCGTCCAGGCCCGCGTCTTCGCCGAGGTCGTCGACATCACCGGCATCGTCCTGACCAAGCTCGACGGCACCGCCAAGGGCGGCATCGTCATCGCCGTCCAACGCGAGCTGGGCGTCCCCGTGAAGCTGGTCGGTCTGGGGGAGGGCGCCGACGATCTGGCGCCGTTCGAGCCGGAGGCGTTCGTGGATGCGCTTATCGGCGACTGA
- a CDS encoding LLM class flavin-dependent oxidoreductase — protein MPVTVVRFNLVEPGATPASLRARYRAAVEMAAYADERGLSTVQTEEHHGVENNWLPSPFVFAGAVFGATKRIAVTVSAVIGPLHDPLRLAEDIAVLDLLSGGRLVTVAGIGYRPEEYAQFDVDWKGRGRLQDEVLETLLRAWTGEPFAYRGRTVRVTPRPGTEPHPLLLVGGSSKAAARRAARLGLPFFPSAHLPELEAYYKERLVEYGTEGWTMMPAAETPLLHVAEDPDRAWAEYGGHFLHEARTYASWQSAGIRSAVRSGAATVAELRAEGVYRIVTPDECVALGLDNYVLHPLAGGMPVEEGWRGLRLFAEQVLPRLDG, from the coding sequence ATGCCCGTCACGGTCGTCCGTTTCAATCTGGTCGAGCCCGGTGCCACGCCCGCCTCGCTCCGGGCCCGCTACCGGGCCGCCGTCGAGATGGCCGCGTACGCCGATGAGCGGGGCCTCTCCACCGTGCAGACGGAGGAGCACCACGGCGTCGAGAACAACTGGCTGCCGTCGCCGTTCGTCTTCGCGGGAGCGGTGTTCGGGGCGACGAAGCGGATCGCGGTGACGGTGTCGGCGGTGATCGGGCCGCTGCACGACCCGCTGCGGCTGGCCGAGGACATCGCCGTACTGGATCTGCTGAGCGGCGGACGGCTGGTGACGGTGGCCGGGATCGGGTACCGGCCGGAGGAGTACGCGCAGTTCGACGTGGACTGGAAGGGGCGCGGCAGACTCCAGGACGAGGTGCTGGAGACGCTGCTGCGGGCGTGGACCGGTGAGCCGTTCGCGTATCGGGGGCGCACGGTCCGGGTCACCCCGCGTCCGGGAACCGAGCCGCATCCGCTGCTGCTGGTCGGCGGTTCCTCGAAGGCCGCGGCCCGCCGGGCGGCCCGCCTCGGGCTGCCGTTCTTCCCGAGCGCGCATCTGCCGGAGCTGGAGGCGTACTACAAGGAGCGGCTGGTCGAGTACGGCACCGAGGGCTGGACGATGATGCCGGCCGCCGAGACGCCGTTGCTGCACGTGGCGGAGGATCCGGACCGGGCGTGGGCAGAGTACGGCGGGCATTTCCTGCACGAGGCGCGAACGTACGCCTCCTGGCAGTCGGCCGGTATCCGGTCGGCGGTGCGGTCGGGGGCGGCGACGGTGGCGGAGCTGCGTGCGGAGGGGGTGTACCGGATCGTCACGCCGGACGAGTGTGTGGCGCTGGGTCTGGACAACTACGTCCTGCATCCGCTGGCCGGTGGGATGCCGGTCGAGGAGGGGTGGCGCGGGCTGCGGCTGTTCGCCGAGCAGGTGCTGCCGCGCCTCGACGGCTGA
- a CDS encoding acylphosphatase, with the protein MSEDVRLVVWVRGRVQGVGFRWFTRARALEIGGLSGFALNLADGRVQVVAEGSPEACQGLLGWLQGDDTPGRVDGVTEIWDTPRGGYDGFAIR; encoded by the coding sequence ATGAGTGAGGATGTACGGCTGGTCGTCTGGGTGCGCGGACGGGTGCAAGGGGTGGGTTTCCGCTGGTTCACCCGGGCTCGGGCGCTGGAGATCGGGGGGCTGAGTGGGTTTGCTCTCAATTTGGCCGACGGGCGGGTGCAGGTGGTCGCCGAGGGCTCACCCGAGGCGTGCCAAGGGCTTCTGGGGTGGCTCCAGGGTGACGACACGCCCGGACGCGTGGACGGTGTCACCGAGATCTGGGACACACCGCGAGGGGGCTACGACGGCTTCGCCATCCGCTGA
- a CDS encoding sugar porter family MFS transporter, giving the protein MTSTAQPRAGARGAQPEHLSHVIFIAAAAAMGGFLFGYDSAVINGAVEAIRHRYDIGSTALAQVIAIALVGCAVGAATAGRIADRIGRIRCMQIAAALFTVSAVGSALPFALWDLAFWRIVGGFAIGMASVIGPAYIAEVAPPAYRGRLGSFQQAAIVVGIAISQLVNWGILNAADGDQRGELLGLEAWQIMLGVMVVPAVLYGLLSFAIPESPRFLISVGKRERAREVLAEVEGDGADLDARVAEIESATHSEHTSTFKDLLGGSFLFKPIVWIGIGLSVFQQFVGINVAFYYSATLWQSVGVDPAASFFYSFTTSIINIVGTVIAMIFVDRIGRKPLALIGSVGMVVGLALEAWAFSFDLVDGRLPATQGWVALIAAHAFVLFFALSWGVVVWVMLGEMFPNRIRAAALGVAASAQWIANWAITASFPSLADRNLSVTYLIYTVFAALSIPFVLRFVKETKGKSLEEMG; this is encoded by the coding sequence GTGACCAGCACAGCGCAGCCCAGGGCAGGAGCTCGTGGCGCCCAGCCCGAACATCTCTCGCACGTGATCTTCATCGCGGCGGCGGCCGCGATGGGCGGCTTCCTCTTCGGCTACGACAGTGCCGTGATCAACGGCGCCGTCGAAGCCATCCGGCACCGCTACGACATCGGCTCCACGGCCCTGGCACAGGTCATCGCCATCGCCCTCGTCGGCTGCGCCGTCGGCGCGGCCACGGCCGGCCGGATCGCCGACCGCATCGGCCGTATCAGGTGCATGCAGATCGCGGCGGCCCTCTTCACGGTCAGCGCCGTCGGCTCCGCGCTCCCCTTCGCGCTGTGGGACCTCGCCTTCTGGCGGATCGTCGGCGGCTTTGCCATCGGCATGGCGTCCGTCATCGGCCCCGCCTACATCGCCGAGGTCGCCCCGCCCGCCTACCGGGGGCGGCTCGGCTCGTTCCAGCAGGCCGCGATCGTCGTCGGTATCGCCATCTCCCAGCTGGTCAACTGGGGCATCCTCAACGCCGCCGACGGCGACCAGCGCGGTGAACTGCTGGGCCTGGAGGCCTGGCAGATCATGCTCGGCGTCATGGTCGTCCCGGCCGTGCTGTACGGCCTGCTCTCCTTCGCGATCCCCGAGTCCCCGCGCTTCCTGATCTCCGTCGGCAAGCGCGAGCGCGCCCGTGAGGTGCTCGCCGAGGTCGAGGGCGACGGCGCCGACCTGGACGCCCGGGTCGCCGAGATCGAGTCCGCGACGCACAGCGAGCACACGTCGACGTTCAAGGACCTGCTCGGCGGCAGCTTCCTCTTCAAGCCGATCGTCTGGATCGGTATCGGCCTGTCGGTCTTCCAGCAGTTCGTCGGCATCAACGTCGCCTTCTACTACTCCGCGACGCTCTGGCAGTCCGTCGGTGTCGACCCGGCCGCGTCGTTCTTCTACTCCTTCACGACCTCGATCATCAACATCGTCGGCACCGTCATCGCGATGATCTTCGTGGACCGGATCGGCCGCAAGCCGCTCGCTCTCATCGGCTCCGTCGGCATGGTCGTCGGCCTCGCCCTGGAGGCCTGGGCCTTCTCCTTCGACCTGGTCGACGGCAGGCTCCCCGCCACCCAGGGCTGGGTCGCCCTGATCGCCGCCCATGCCTTCGTCCTCTTCTTCGCCCTCTCCTGGGGCGTCGTCGTCTGGGTCATGCTCGGCGAGATGTTCCCGAACCGGATCCGCGCCGCCGCCCTGGGCGTGGCCGCCTCCGCGCAGTGGATCGCCAACTGGGCCATCACCGCGAGCTTCCCGTCCCTCGCCGACCGGAACCTCTCCGTGACGTACCTGATCTACACGGTCTTCGCCGCGCTCTCCATCCCCTTCGTCCTCAGGTTCGTGAAGGAGACGAAGGGCAAGTCGCTGGAGGAGATGGGCTAG
- the rnc gene encoding ribonuclease III, translating into MSDAKAETNAKKKAENTASSHTLLEGRLGYQLESALLVRALTHRSYAYENGGLPTNERLEFLGDSVLGLVVTDTLYRTHPDLPEGQLAKLRAAVVNSRALAEVGRGLDLGSFIRLGRGEEGTGGRDKASILADTLEAVIGAVYLDQGLDSAAELVHRLFDPLIEKSSNLGAGLDWKTSLQELTATEGLGVPEYLVTETGPDHEKTFTAAARVGGVSYGTGTGRSKKEAEQQAAESAWRAIRSAADERAKAAAEAAALPEESAETPSDTAPA; encoded by the coding sequence ATGTCTGACGCCAAGGCGGAGACCAACGCCAAGAAAAAGGCGGAGAACACAGCCTCGTCCCACACGCTTCTGGAAGGGCGGCTCGGCTATCAGCTCGAGTCCGCCCTTCTGGTGCGCGCGCTGACCCACCGTTCGTACGCGTACGAGAACGGCGGTCTGCCCACCAACGAGCGCCTGGAGTTCCTCGGGGACTCCGTCCTCGGCCTCGTGGTCACGGACACGCTGTATCGCACCCACCCCGACCTGCCCGAAGGCCAACTGGCCAAGCTGCGGGCCGCGGTGGTCAACTCTCGTGCGCTGGCGGAGGTGGGCCGCGGGCTCGACCTCGGCTCCTTCATCCGGCTCGGCCGCGGTGAAGAGGGCACAGGTGGCCGGGACAAGGCATCCATCCTCGCCGACACCCTCGAAGCGGTGATCGGCGCGGTCTATCTCGACCAGGGGCTGGACTCGGCGGCGGAGCTGGTGCACCGCCTGTTCGACCCGCTGATCGAAAAGTCCTCCAACCTCGGTGCCGGCCTGGACTGGAAGACCAGTCTCCAGGAGCTCACCGCGACCGAGGGGCTCGGTGTGCCCGAGTACCTGGTCACGGAGACCGGCCCCGACCACGAGAAGACCTTCACCGCTGCCGCCCGCGTCGGAGGCGTCTCGTACGGCACCGGCACCGGCCGCAGCAAGAAGGAAGCGGAGCAGCAGGCGGCCGAGTCCGCCTGGCGTGCGATCCGCTCCGCGGCGGACGAGCGGGCGAAGGCGGCGGCGGAGGCCGCCGCGCTGCCCGAAGAGTCCGCCGAGACTCCTTCGGACACGGCCCCGGCGTAA